Proteins from a genomic interval of Alphaproteobacteria bacterium:
- a CDS encoding PAS domain-containing protein, with the protein MNPVADDLQHAILRCAYTYWQQCGAGDGRPPRTRRLEPELLRPALGWLAVAEVCADTGAPAFRLFGSELAWRLSADLTNRPIEALPAPFGPFLGAIFRACVAARGPLLVHCAFSDPGADQISGLLLPWVDEHGAVVRVLAAVATRDRGMAGRIPPHSSLIRFRR; encoded by the coding sequence TTGAATCCGGTAGCCGACGACCTGCAGCACGCGATTCTTCGTTGCGCCTACACCTATTGGCAGCAATGCGGCGCCGGCGACGGTCGACCGCCGCGCACGCGCCGGCTGGAGCCGGAACTGCTGCGCCCGGCGCTCGGCTGGCTCGCCGTTGCCGAGGTCTGCGCCGACACCGGCGCGCCGGCATTCCGCCTGTTCGGGTCGGAACTGGCATGGCGGCTGTCGGCCGACCTGACCAACCGTCCGATCGAGGCGTTGCCGGCGCCGTTCGGGCCGTTCCTCGGCGCGATCTTCCGTGCCTGCGTGGCGGCGCGCGGCCCGCTGCTGGTGCATTGCGCGTTCAGCGACCCGGGCGCCGACCAGATCAGCGGCCTGCTGCTGCCGTGGGTGGACGAGCATGGCGCGGTCGTGCGCGTGCTGGCGGCGGTGGCGACGCGCGACCGCGGCATGGCCGGGCGAATCCCGCCCCATTCCAGCCTGATCCGCTTCCGGCGCTGA
- a CDS encoding glutathione S-transferase N-terminal domain-containing protein, whose translation MDGGTGIHPGIAADAGTGTPELFHAPSSYYSMIARLALTEARIPFCARPIDIHRRLQHQEPAYVRLNPAMTVPCLRVGERVLADSRAILLAAFPGTILDEAAAGRLAAHYGFPIDALTFGWLMRWNPLARRLLPRRLEAIRRMLLARAERHPELAAAYRERAAVFAQRVAAFDPATARARFEQLRERALAMLDGLERDIADGRFDPSSDYGPIHVLWTVFLARMQFCGLGRAIDARPRAAACYAAFRARPSFRQADIWPRLRPRLLLALIG comes from the coding sequence ATGGACGGCGGCACAGGCATTCATCCGGGCATCGCGGCCGATGCCGGAACCGGCACGCCGGAGCTGTTCCACGCGCCGTCGTCCTACTATTCCATGATCGCGCGGCTGGCGCTAACGGAAGCGCGCATCCCCTTTTGCGCCCGCCCGATCGACATCCATCGCCGCCTGCAGCATCAGGAGCCGGCCTATGTGCGGCTCAACCCGGCGATGACCGTGCCGTGCCTCCGGGTCGGCGAGAGGGTGCTGGCCGACAGCCGCGCCATCCTGCTGGCCGCTTTCCCCGGCACCATCCTCGACGAGGCCGCCGCTGGCCGGCTGGCCGCCCACTATGGCTTTCCGATCGACGCGCTGACCTTCGGCTGGCTGATGCGCTGGAACCCGCTGGCCCGGCGCCTGCTGCCGCGGCGGCTGGAGGCGATCCGGCGCATGCTGCTGGCCCGCGCCGAGCGCCATCCGGAACTGGCGGCGGCCTATCGCGAGCGGGCCGCGGTGTTCGCCCAGCGGGTGGCCGCGTTCGACCCGGCCACGGCCCGGGCCCGGTTCGAGCAACTGCGCGAGCGCGCGCTGGCGATGCTGGACGGGTTGGAACGCGACATCGCCGACGGCCGTTTCGATCCGTCGTCGGACTATGGGCCGATCCACGTGCTGTGGACGGTGTTCCTGGCCCGGATGCAGTTCTGCGGCCTGGGCCGGGCGATCGACGCGCGGCCGCGGGCGGCGGCGTGCTATGCGGCCTTCCGGGCGCGGCCCAGCTTCCGGCAGGCCGACATCTGGCCGCGGCTACGGCCGCGCCTGCTGCTGGCGCTGATCGGCTGA
- a CDS encoding 2-hydroxyacid dehydrogenase: MSQEVLIAGKMPQYTLDKLVATFPCHKIWEAGDRDALIDRLAPSLRAIATTGHDGASAAMIARLPKLEIISCFGVGVDAIDLDAARKAGVIVTNTPDVLNDDVADLAVGLALAVTRAIPQGDRYVREGRWKAEGMMALQTRFSGMTVGILGLGRIGKVIARRCAAFDCTVLYHGRHAQDDVPYRFYADLTAMARDADMLIAICPGGEATRHIVNRPVLEALGPKGFFVNVARGSVVNEDDLIAVLQAGGIAGAGLDVFAAEPDVRPELLTFPNVVVQPHVASATHATRAAMGDLTVENIALHFAGKPVRTPVG, encoded by the coding sequence ATGTCGCAAGAGGTGCTGATCGCCGGCAAGATGCCGCAGTACACGCTGGACAAGCTGGTCGCCACCTTCCCCTGCCACAAGATCTGGGAAGCCGGCGACCGCGATGCGCTGATCGACCGGTTGGCGCCGAGCCTGCGTGCGATCGCGACCACGGGCCACGACGGCGCCAGCGCGGCCATGATCGCGCGACTGCCGAAGCTGGAGATCATCTCGTGCTTCGGCGTCGGCGTCGACGCCATCGACCTCGACGCCGCCCGAAAGGCCGGCGTGATCGTCACCAACACGCCCGACGTGCTGAACGACGACGTCGCGGACCTTGCCGTCGGCCTGGCGCTGGCCGTGACGCGGGCGATTCCGCAGGGCGACCGCTATGTCCGCGAGGGCCGCTGGAAGGCCGAGGGGATGATGGCGCTGCAGACCAGGTTCAGCGGCATGACCGTCGGCATCCTCGGCCTCGGCCGGATCGGCAAGGTGATCGCGCGCCGCTGCGCCGCATTCGATTGCACCGTCCTCTATCACGGCCGCCATGCGCAGGACGACGTGCCCTACCGCTTCTACGCCGACCTGACCGCGATGGCGCGCGACGCCGACATGCTGATCGCGATCTGCCCCGGCGGCGAGGCGACCCGCCACATCGTCAACCGGCCGGTGCTGGAGGCGCTGGGGCCGAAGGGCTTTTTCGTCAACGTCGCGCGCGGTTCGGTGGTGAACGAGGACGACCTGATCGCCGTGCTGCAGGCGGGCGGCATCGCCGGCGCCGGCCTCGACGTCTTCGCCGCCGAGCCCGACGTGCGCCCGGAACTGCTGACCTTCCCCAACGTCGTCGTGCAGCCGCACGTGGCCAGCGCCACCCACGCCACCCGCGCGGCGATGGGCGACCTGACCGTCGAGAACATCGCCCTGCACTTCGCCGGCAAGCCGGTGCGGACGCCGGTCGGTTGA
- a CDS encoding tetratricopeptide repeat protein has translation MRFATVAFSISCALAALPLAAATAMTSNTPATTNTSSGGTSATAGLMAQAQAAVDAGDYANAIAALNQVVAAEPGNADALNLLGYSTRSLDRFTEAMGFYERALAIDPEHLGANEYYGELLIKMGDIEGAQERLAVLDEVCFLGCDEYDALAEAIDAYMNAE, from the coding sequence ATGAGATTCGCCACTGTCGCCTTCTCGATATCGTGCGCGCTTGCCGCGCTGCCGCTGGCCGCCGCCACGGCGATGACGTCGAACACGCCGGCCACCACCAACACCAGCAGCGGCGGCACCTCGGCGACGGCGGGGCTGATGGCCCAGGCGCAGGCCGCGGTCGACGCCGGCGACTACGCGAACGCGATCGCCGCGCTGAACCAGGTGGTGGCCGCCGAGCCGGGCAATGCCGACGCCCTCAACCTGCTCGGCTACTCGACCCGCTCGCTCGACCGCTTCACCGAGGCGATGGGCTTCTACGAGCGGGCGCTGGCGATCGACCCGGAACACCTGGGCGCCAACGAGTATTACGGCGAGCTGCTGATCAAGATGGGCGACATCGAAGGCGCGCAGGAGCGGCTGGCCGTGCTGGACGAGGTCTGTTTCCTCGGCTGCGACGAATATGACGCGCTGGCCGAGGCGATCGACGCCTATATGAACGCCGAATAG
- a CDS encoding sulfite exporter TauE/SafE family protein: MLGLGLDVAAAACLAVAIGALIQSVAGFGLGLLSGPALAALDPRLVPAPVLLVTVALGLFVILRERGAVAWREVGLATGGRLAGSLAAAAVLASVNLALFYVVFGAMVLIGVGLSVAGLHGRLNARNLVLAGVGSGVMGTFASIGAPPVLLLYQGADLLRARGTLAVFFGCGAAMSLVALAAFERVGEADLAYAAMLLPAVGLGFALAPAVGRRVDNRLLRWFALAVSTAVAVYLVVRGIAGLAD; encoded by the coding sequence GTGCTCGGCCTCGGGTTGGATGTCGCCGCGGCAGCCTGCCTGGCGGTCGCGATCGGCGCACTGATCCAGTCGGTCGCGGGCTTCGGCCTGGGCCTGCTGTCGGGACCGGCGCTGGCCGCGCTCGACCCCCGGCTGGTGCCGGCGCCGGTGCTGCTGGTCACCGTCGCGCTCGGCCTGTTCGTGATCCTGCGCGAGCGTGGCGCGGTGGCCTGGCGCGAGGTCGGGCTGGCGACCGGCGGCCGGCTGGCCGGCTCGCTGGCCGCCGCGGCGGTGCTGGCGTCGGTCAACCTCGCCCTGTTCTACGTGGTGTTCGGCGCCATGGTGCTGATCGGCGTCGGCCTGTCGGTGGCCGGCCTGCACGGCCGGCTGAATGCCCGCAACCTCGTGCTCGCCGGCGTCGGCTCCGGCGTGATGGGCACCTTCGCGTCGATCGGCGCGCCGCCGGTGCTGCTGCTGTACCAGGGCGCCGACCTGCTGCGGGCGCGCGGCACGCTGGCGGTCTTCTTCGGCTGCGGCGCGGCGATGTCGCTGGTGGCGCTGGCGGCGTTCGAGCGGGTCGGCGAGGCCGACCTCGCCTATGCCGCGATGCTGCTGCCGGCCGTCGGCCTCGGCTTCGCGCTGGCGCCGGCGGTCGGGCGCCGCGTCGACAATCGCCTGCTGCGGTGGTTCGCGCTGGCCGTCAGCACGGCCGTCGCGGTCTATCTGGTCGTGCGCGGAATCGCCGGCCTGGCCGACTGA
- a CDS encoding tryptophan 2,3-dioxygenase family protein produces the protein MEYDRYLQLDRVLDAQRPLTGQHDEMMFIVIHQTTELWFKCALHELDAAIAHIRADRLQAAAKILARVSRIQSQLIQSWDVLSTLTPADYLTFRSALGSASGLQSVQYRLLEFRLGAKDATHARRADEPTQRARLDAAMAEPSLYDEAILALGRQVPMDGAAGPRDWRVPHAADPAVTRAWMVVYRDTERYWDLYELAEKLVDLADWYQQWRFRHLTTVARIIGFKPGTGGTAGVAYLKRALEHRFFPELWDVRTAL, from the coding sequence ATGGAATACGACCGCTACCTGCAGCTCGACCGTGTGCTCGACGCCCAGCGGCCGCTGACCGGCCAGCACGACGAGATGATGTTCATCGTCATCCACCAGACCACCGAGCTGTGGTTCAAGTGCGCGCTGCACGAGCTGGACGCCGCGATCGCGCACATCCGGGCCGACCGGCTGCAGGCGGCGGCGAAGATCCTGGCGCGGGTGTCGCGCATCCAGTCGCAGCTGATCCAGTCGTGGGACGTGCTGTCGACGCTGACGCCCGCCGACTACCTGACCTTCCGTTCCGCGCTCGGCAGTGCCAGCGGCCTGCAGTCGGTCCAGTACCGGCTGCTCGAGTTCCGGCTGGGCGCCAAGGACGCGACGCATGCCCGCCGTGCCGACGAGCCGACGCAACGCGCCCGGCTGGACGCGGCGATGGCGGAACCGAGCCTCTACGACGAGGCAATCCTCGCGCTCGGCCGGCAGGTGCCGATGGACGGAGCGGCAGGGCCGCGCGACTGGCGCGTGCCGCATGCGGCAGACCCGGCCGTCACCCGGGCCTGGATGGTGGTCTACCGCGATACCGAGCGCTACTGGGACCTGTACGAACTGGCCGAGAAACTGGTCGACCTCGCCGACTGGTACCAGCAATGGCGTTTCCGCCACCTGACCACGGTGGCGCGCATCATCGGCTTCAAGCCGGGCACCGGCGGCACGGCCGGCGTCGCCTATCTGAAGCGCGCGCTGGAGCATCGCTTCTTTCCCGAGCTCTGGGACGTGCGCACGGCGCTCTGA
- a CDS encoding DnaJ C-terminal domain-containing protein, translated as MQDNDDPYQILGLGRTASKDDVRRAFRVAAKECHPDLYPDDPVRAERFRRISWAHGLLTDDAARQRHDAGQRQAPPRPQGRQQQASSRPSGEAKGGKRFRFPGIRGADVRYALQVSAAEARSGATKALQTADGRTLKVKVPAGTADGHQLRLRGQGLPGKFGGEAGDALVALQIELPSGFRRDGDDVHCEADVPLAAAVLGGKVAVETLEGAVNLSVPAGSNAGTVLRLRGRGARREDGTRGDQMVHLRLVLPEPPDPRLSALLRQWAEESTAANAR; from the coding sequence ATGCAAGACAACGACGATCCGTACCAGATCCTGGGCCTCGGCCGCACCGCGTCGAAGGACGACGTCCGCCGCGCCTTCCGCGTCGCCGCCAAGGAATGTCACCCCGACCTCTATCCCGACGACCCGGTGCGCGCCGAGCGGTTCCGCCGCATCTCCTGGGCGCACGGGCTGCTGACCGACGACGCGGCCAGGCAGCGCCACGATGCCGGCCAGCGCCAAGCGCCGCCGCGGCCCCAAGGGCGGCAGCAGCAGGCGTCGTCCCGGCCGTCGGGCGAGGCAAAGGGCGGCAAGCGGTTCCGCTTCCCCGGCATCCGTGGCGCCGACGTGCGCTATGCGCTGCAGGTGAGCGCCGCCGAGGCACGGTCGGGCGCCACCAAGGCGCTGCAGACCGCAGACGGCCGTACGCTGAAGGTGAAGGTCCCGGCCGGCACCGCCGACGGCCACCAGCTGCGGCTGCGCGGGCAGGGGCTGCCGGGCAAGTTCGGCGGCGAGGCCGGCGACGCGCTGGTCGCCCTGCAGATCGAACTGCCGTCGGGCTTCCGCCGCGACGGCGACGACGTCCACTGCGAGGCCGACGTGCCGCTGGCCGCGGCGGTGCTCGGCGGCAAGGTCGCGGTTGAAACGCTCGAGGGCGCGGTCAACCTCAGCGTCCCGGCCGGCAGCAACGCCGGCACCGTGCTGCGGCTGCGCGGCCGCGGCGCCCGCCGGGAAGACGGTACCCGCGGCGACCAGATGGTGCACCTCCGCCTCGTGCTGCCGGAGCCGCCCGATCCGCGGCTGTCGGCGCTGCTGCGGCAGTGGGCCGAAGAGTCGACGGCCGCCAACGCACGATGA
- a CDS encoding ParA family protein translates to MLTISVSNIKGGSGKTTIATTLAAFCAGRGLRTGLADIDPQRGSLSWLARRPADAAAIRGFDMADGELDAPRKLDVLVVDGVAAMKRKLTRDLVADCDCLLIPVLPSILDEDGTRRFLEQIAPLKQVRKGKRRIGFIANRLRARSTLNARLDAFLAAHPYPVVARLRETSLYGAAAAEGLGIGELADRRARTYRNEWDSLLEFALGE, encoded by the coding sequence ATGCTTACGATCAGCGTGTCGAACATCAAGGGCGGCAGCGGCAAGACCACGATCGCGACCACTCTGGCGGCCTTCTGCGCCGGGCGGGGGCTGCGTACCGGGCTGGCCGACATCGACCCGCAGCGCGGTTCGCTCAGCTGGCTGGCCCGGCGGCCGGCCGATGCGGCCGCGATCCGCGGCTTCGACATGGCGGACGGCGAATTGGACGCGCCGCGCAAGCTGGACGTGCTGGTGGTCGACGGCGTCGCGGCGATGAAGCGCAAGCTGACCCGCGACCTTGTTGCAGACTGCGACTGCCTGTTGATCCCGGTGCTGCCGTCGATCCTGGACGAGGACGGCACCCGGCGGTTTCTGGAGCAGATCGCGCCGCTGAAACAGGTGCGCAAGGGCAAGCGGCGGATCGGCTTCATAGCCAACCGGCTGCGCGCCCGCAGCACCCTGAACGCACGGCTGGACGCCTTCCTCGCCGCCCATCCCTATCCGGTGGTTGCACGCCTGCGCGAAACCAGCCTCTATGGCGCCGCGGCGGCCGAGGGGCTCGGCATCGGCGAGCTGGCCGACCGCCGCGCCCGGACCTATCGCAACGAATGGGACAGCCTGCTCGAGTTCGCCCTCGGCGAATGA